From Porphyromonadaceae bacterium W3.11, one genomic window encodes:
- a CDS encoding IS5 family transposase: MGFKQTSNNAPSFTEVFTELRSSRARNEFLEQIDKLIDWRPFQTLINKKLNKRAEAKGEPTYDGVLMFKILLLETWYNLSDRAVEERINDSISFGKFLDIDMEHVSPDHSTICRFRNAIVEKGLWDKLLSLLNKQLQRHGIMKIETGALVDASIVDSPYAPDGSVKIEVAEDREDTRSEEAKEEERSYQVKVGSAKLGVDTEARWVVKCKKFRYGYKKHVLTDGEGLVHTLTTTSANVSDTTEFPTLIEKGALQKGVMVLADKGYTSKANREHLSGHGLKDGIMRKATKGKPLSDKDKEFNRQISQYRNKIERTFGSIRRWFHGGRCRYRGLAKTHAQNILEAICYNIKRAPQLYLNTLLKNEEASIRGALVMR; encoded by the coding sequence ATGGGATTCAAGCAAACGAGCAACAATGCACCCTCATTTACTGAGGTGTTTACCGAATTGAGAAGTTCTAGAGCACGCAATGAGTTTCTAGAGCAAATTGACAAACTCATTGATTGGAGACCATTTCAAACGCTCATAAATAAAAAGCTAAATAAGAGAGCTGAAGCGAAAGGCGAACCTACTTATGATGGAGTCCTAATGTTTAAGATCCTGCTTTTAGAGACGTGGTATAATTTGAGTGACCGAGCCGTTGAAGAACGTATTAACGACTCCATCAGCTTTGGTAAGTTTCTTGACATTGATATGGAACACGTCTCTCCCGATCACAGCACCATTTGTCGTTTTCGCAATGCGATTGTAGAGAAAGGCTTGTGGGATAAACTTTTGAGCCTTCTCAATAAGCAGCTACAACGCCATGGGATTATGAAGATTGAGACGGGAGCATTGGTTGATGCAAGTATAGTTGATAGCCCATATGCCCCCGATGGTTCTGTCAAGATAGAAGTCGCCGAGGATAGAGAGGACACCAGAAGCGAAGAAGCTAAAGAGGAAGAGCGGAGCTATCAAGTAAAAGTGGGTAGCGCGAAACTAGGTGTGGATACTGAAGCTCGCTGGGTGGTAAAATGTAAGAAGTTTAGATATGGGTACAAGAAACATGTCTTGACAGACGGTGAAGGACTTGTGCATACCCTTACCACCACATCTGCCAATGTCTCAGACACCACAGAATTTCCAACTCTCATAGAGAAAGGAGCCCTTCAAAAAGGAGTAATGGTATTAGCCGATAAAGGGTACACCTCCAAGGCCAATAGAGAACATTTATCTGGTCACGGGCTCAAAGATGGGATAATGAGAAAAGCGACAAAGGGGAAGCCACTTAGTGATAAAGATAAAGAATTCAACCGACAGATAAGCCAGTATCGAAATAAAATTGAGCGTACTTTTGGAAGTATCAGGCGCTGGTTTCACGGAGGGAGGTGCCGATATCGAGGGTTAGCTAAGACGCATGCACAAAATATACTTGAAGCCATTTGCTACAACATCAAAAGAGCTCCCCAGTTATACCTCAATACATTATTGAAAAATGAAGAAGCCTCTATAAGAGGAGCACTTGTTATGAGATAA